TTGGTGCTTTCTGAACCTTGTTTGCCTGTGGCTGTACTTTCCTGCTAGTCTTTTCATGTGTCATCTTTGGTTGCACTGCTGGAATTATGTTCTGTTGTGGATCAGGGCATTATGCCAGCTTCTTCCCTTCTTGGATGATGATCAAGTGGTGGTGCTTGCTCTCTAGTACAAAATCTTTTTTTGTTTCCATGAATAACAACAACAGAAACTGGAATATCTTAAATTGGAACATTAGAGGTATGAATTCTGAGGACAAATGCTTGGCTTTAAGACAGAAGATTGATGAGAGTGATTGTAATATTGTGTGCCTTCAAGAAACCAAAAGAGAGACCTTTGACACTGCCTACTTAAATTTTTTTTGCCCCTCTAGAATTAATAACTTTGCCTTCCTCCCCTCTGTTGGAGCTTCTGGGGGGCTTCTTGTGGCGTGGAATGGCTCACAATTCTCTGGGGAGATCATTGCACAAAACAGGTTCTCACTTTCCATGCAGTTCACCAGTTTACTTTCCAATCAGTCTTGGATTCTTTCAAATATCTATGGCCCATGTGATCCTCAAGACAAAATGGAGTTTATTCACTGGTTTCTAAATATTCACATGCCTGATGATGTTGACTGGATATTAATGGGTGATCTCAACCTTATGAGGGCTCCATCAGACAGGAACAGACCTGGGGGAGATGTTAATGATATGCTTATGTTCAATGAGGCCATTAGTAACCAAGGTTTGGTTGAATTACCTTTGCATGGTAGAAAGTTCAGTTGGAGTAACATGCAGCATGATCCTTTGTTGGTCAAACTTGACTGGTTTTTCACTTCTGCCTCCTGCATGACTTCTTTCCCTAATACAATTGTACTACCACTTGCAAAACCTATATCTGATCACTTGCCCTGTGTAATTAAAATTGGCACTTCTATCCCAAAGGCAAGAGTATTCAGGTTTGAGAACTATTGGCTGCATCATTCTGATTTCAAACAAGTTGTTGCCTCTGCTTGGAGCATCCCAGTTGGAAACCTCGATTCTATTAAGTCTTTGAATGCTAAGTTCAAGATTTTAAGAAGAGCTTTGAAGCTGTGGGCTAAATCTCTGTCCTGTCTGAAATCTACAATTGCAAAGTTAaatgaactactcttcatgtgggATTTCTTTGAGGAATTTAGAGAACTGGATACTCATGAATGGAGCTGCAGAGCTATTCTTAAAGAACAACTGCTTATTTTACTGAGGAaccaacagatttattggaagcagagagggaaaatcaagggggtgaagtttggagatgaaaacacaaaaaaaattcacACAAAAGCTTCCATCAATTACAGGCATAACCATATTGCTATTCTTCACAATGAGGACCAAATGGAGATCTCAGATCATGCTGGTAAAGCTGCTATTCTCTTGGATGCTTTCAAGAAAAGAATGGGCACATCCCAAGAAACCACAATGCACTTTGATCTGGGTTCTTTGTATGGGCAGAGACAACATTCAGATATTTTTGCTAATCTGGAATTGCCTTTCACTGCTGAAGAAATTGAAGCTGTTGTCCATGCTCTCCCAAATGACAAGTCTCCTGGCCCTGATGGTTTTAACAATGAATTCCTCAAgtcttgttgggatattattaaagAAGATGTGCTCAAATTCATTTATGATTTTCATGCAGGGCACATCTCCCTTGAGAGTTTGAACACTTCTTTTATAACTCTCATTCCAAAGGGTAATTCTCCATTGACTGCAAATGATTTTAGGCCTATCTCTTTACTGAACAGCTGTCTGAAAATTGTTACTAAGTTGCTGGCAAATAGACTGCAAAAGGTGATTCTGCAATTGGTACACATCAACCAATATGGATTCCTTAAAGAAAGATCTATTCATGACTGTTTGGGGTGGGCTTATGAGTATTTGCACCAATGTCATAAGTCAAAAGAGGAAATCATTGTTCTgaaattggattttgaaaaggcttttgacaccatTGAACATCAGGCTATGCTGGATATTTTAAAAGCAAAGGGCTTTGGGGACAAATGGCTTACTTGGATCAAATTATTGTTTACTTCTGCATCTTCTGCTATACTACTAAATGGTGTTCCTGGAAAAAAATATTATTGCCTTAGAGGTGTAAGGCAGGGGGATCCTCTGTCCCCTCTTCTCTTTGTGCTGGCTGTTGATCTACTTCAGACAATTCTCAATAAGGCAATGCACCTGGGTTTGGTAACTTCTCCCTTGCAAGTAGAGTCATGCCCTGATTTTCCAATtgtccagtatgctgatgacaccttgGTTATTCTGCAAGCAGATGCAAAGCAATTACATTGCCTCAAAGCCCTTCTCAATACTTTTGCTGATGCCACAGGCCTGAAAGTGAACTACAATAAATCAAGTATGGTTCCAATAAATGTGCCAGAAGAGAAGATGGAGATTTTAATAAATACTTTTCATTGCAAGAAGGAATCTTTTCCAATCAAGTATTTGGGAGTACCCCTAGGCCTCCATAAGCCTACTGTTGAACAATGTTTTCCCCTTGTCACAAGACTGCAGAAGAAGATTGTGGGTTTGTCCACCTTTATGACTTTGGCTGGGAGATTATTGCTTGTGAAATCTGTCCTCAACTCTTTATTGATATATctcatgggatgccttgatgtgcCTGTTACCATCAAAACCCAAGCCATAAAGTACTTGAGACATTGTCTTTGGAGAGGCCCTGATTTGGAGGACCATAGACCTGCCATGGTGGCATGGAGTACTGTGTGTAGACCTAAAAATCAAGGTGGGTTAGGAGTGATTGATATTTTTGTCCAGAATAAAGCATTGCTTCTCAAGAACCTGCATAAGTTCTACAACAGACACAATATTCCCTGGGTCAATCTGATTTGGGAATCTTACTACAGCAATGATTCTCTACCTGGTAATAGCTGGCtgggatctttttggtggaaggcaaacctTAAGCTGCTTGATAACTATAAATCCTTGGCCAGATGCAACATAGGTGATGGAAAGAGTGCTTATTTTTGGACTGATCTTTGGCACTCACACTGCTTGCAAGACATGTTCCCCCACCTATTCTCATTTGTGAAAAACAAGGATGCTACTGTTCACACCTTTCTCCAAACTGAATACTTAGAGGACCTATTTCATCTGCCTCTGACTGTGCAAGCTTTCCAGGAATTTGAGGCTATAGAGGACATCTGCATTACTTTAAGGGCCTCTGATACTTTGGATTGCACAGATACATGGAGCTACATCTGGGGAACTGAGCAATTCTCTGTGGCTAAGGCATACAAAGTGCTGATGGGAGTCAAAGTTGTGCCACAGCAGTTCAATTGGATCTGGAGCAGTTCTTGTCAGCCaaaacataaggtgttcttttggagactacttcatgacaggctcaatactagAAATCTTCTGAGAAGGAAATCATTTCAGCTGGGCAACTATAACTGTGCTGTCAACAATTGCCCACAGGAAGAGACTCTCCAGCACCTTTTCTGGACTTGCCCTTTTGCTGCACAGTGTTGGGATCTGATCTGCCCTTCAAGACAGGCAAATGTTTCAATCATGGAAGCTTTTCTTGATCTCAAGCAGAAACTTCATGTTCCTTTCTTCATGGAGATAGTCATCCTTGCCTCTTGGGCTATTTGGATCTCCAGGAACAACATGATTTTCCAAGCAATTCAACCCAGCATTCAAAGGTGGAAAGCCATCTTCAGGGAGGAGCTCTCTCTTCTCAGATTCAGAATTAAAAAGAGCTATGCTGGAGCATACTGTTTTTGGCTGGATAATCTTGTGTTGTAATCCTTGTTTTTTCTTAGTTGTTtagttgttttttttctttcctatgtcttttgtttttccttcttggcttatctcaagccttttgTACTCTGGTTCCTTTCTGGGACTTTACCTTTTTTTTAGATTAATATAAacaaaaaattgcagtggggttttgccctactgtgtacagtcaaaaaaacacttgatgttcctttttgatctccacctccgctgatttcagcattgaatatacctcaggaatggtcttttccatcccctgcatattgaagttcatcacaaagctcttgtagctaggtgggagcgactgaaggattctgtcaacgaccgcgttatccgggagattaactcccagctgagacaagcggttgtgcaacccagacattttgagtatgtgttcgctgacggaactattctcctccatcttacaactgtagaacttgtcgaagacttcatatctctcgacccgggcatgagcttggaaaatcattgtcagctcttggaatatctcatatgctccgtgctgctcaaaacgcttttggagccccggttctaagctgtaaaccatgccgcactgaaccagggagtaatcatcactacgcgactgccaggcgttcagaacgtcttgagttgctgggaaaacaggtgcatcacctagcggtgcttcaaggacatatgctttcttggcagctatcaggataatcctcaggttacggacccagtccgtgtagttgctaccatcgtctttcagcttggttttctctaggaacgcgttgaagttgagggcaacattagcgtgggccatttgatctacaagacatattgtaaagattttcagactaagttcatgataattaagttcatctaatcaaattatcaacaaactcccactcagacagacatccctctagtcatctaagtgatacatgatccgagtcaactaggtcgtgtccgatcatcacgtgagacggactagtcatcatcggtgaacatcttcatgttgatcgtatctgctatacgactaatgttcgacctttcggtctcttgtgttccgaggccatgtctgtacatgctaggctcgtcaagtcaacctaagtgtattgcgtgtgtaaatctggcttacacccgttgtatgcgaacgttagaacctatcacacccgatcatcacgtggtgcttcggaacaacgaactttcgcaacggtgcacagttagggggaacactttcttgaaattttagcgagggatcatcttatatatgctaccgtcgttctaagcaaataagatgtaaaacatgataaacatcacatgcaatcaaatagtgacatgatatggccaatatcattttgctccttttgatctccatcttcggggcgccatgttcatcatcgtcaccggcatgacaccatgatctccatcatcatgatctccatcatcgtgtcttcatgaagttgtctcgctaactattacttctactactatggctaatggttagcaataaagtaaagtaattacatgacattacagttgacatgcaggtcataaataaatcaagacaactcctatggctcctgtcggttgtcatactcatcgacatgcaagtcgtgattcctattacaagaacatgatcaatctcatacatcacatatatcattcatcacatccttctggccatatcacatcacatgacacttgctgcaaaaacaagttagacgtcctctaattgttgttgcaaacttttacgtggttgctataggtttctagcaagaacgattcttacctacgccaaaaccacaacgtgatatgccaatttccatttacccttcataaggacccttttcatcgaatccgatccgactaaagtgggagagacagacacccgctagccaccttatgcaactagtgcatgtcagtcggtggaacctgtctcacgtaagcgtacgtgtaaggtcggtccgggccgcttcatcccacgatgccgccgaatcaagataagactagtaacggcaagtaaattgacaaaatcgacgcccacaacaacttgtgttctactcgtgcatagaaactacgcatagacctagctcatgatgccactgttgggatcatagcagaaatttaaaattttctacgcatcaccaagatcaatctatgaagtcatctagcaacgagagagatgagtgcatctacatacccttgtagatcgcgagcggaagcgttcaagggaacggggttgatggagtcgtactcgtcgtgatccaaatcaccgatgatcctagcgccgaacggacgacacctccgcgttcaacacacgtacggttgggagagacgtctcctccttcttgatccagcaaggagggaggagaggttgatgaagatccagcagcacgacggcgtggtggtggaagcagcggggatctcggcagggcttggccaagctcagcgagagggagaggtgttacggggggaagagggaggcgccaggggcttgggtgcgcagccctcccccctctttatataggggccctgggggggcgccggcccctagagatctaatctcaagggggggcggcggccaagggggggacttgccccccaagtcaggtggggcgccccccacccccagggtttccaaccctaggcgcagggggaggcccatggcgggcgcaccagcccaccaggggctggttcccttcccacttcagcccatggggccctccgggataggtggccccacccggtggacccccgggaccctttcggtggttccggtacaataccggtacccccccgaaactttcccgatggccgaaactggacttcctatatacaaatctttacctccggaccattccggaactcctcgtgatgtccgagatctcatccgagactccgaacaacttttgggttaccgcatactaatacctctacaaccctagcgtcactgaaccttaagtgtgtagaccctacgggttcgggagacacgcagacatgaccgagacgactctcctgttaataaccaacagcgggatctggatacccatgttggctcccacgtgctcctcgatgatctcatcggatgaaccacgatgtcgaggattcaagtaataccgtatacaattcccttagtcaatcggtacgttacttgcccgagattcgatcgtcggtatcccaatacctcgttcaatctcgttaccgacaagtcactttactcgtaccgtaatgcatgatcccttgaccaatcacttggtcacattgagctcattatgatgatgcattaccgagtgggcccagagatacctctccgtcatacggagtgacaaatcccagtctcgatctgtgtcaacccaacagacactttcggagatacatgtagtgcacctttatagccacccagttacgttgtgacgtttggtacacccaaagcattcctatggtatccgggagttgcacgatctcatggtctgaggaaatgatacttgacattagaaaagctttagcaaacgaactacacgatctagtgctatgcttgggattgggtcttgtccatcacatcattctcccaatgatgtgatcccgttatcaatgacatccaatgtccatggtcaggaaaccgtaaccatctattgatcaacgagctagtcaactagaggctcactagggacatgttatggtctatgtgttcacacatgtattacaatttccggataacacaattatagcatgaacaatagacaattatcatgaacaagaaaatataataataaccattttattattgcctctagggcatatttccaacagaagaactatccttctgcttggcaagggcagtataagggccatgtcagggcttgcactgtcatactagaggccatggcgtctcaagatctctggatctggcactctttctttggcatggctggatcacacaatgatatcaacgtgcttcagcgctcgctggtgtttgctaggcttgccgaaggcaacagcccaccggtgaactttactggcaacaaccacaactacgacaaaggatactacctgggtgacgATATCTATCCttagtggaccactattgtcaagacaatacccaaccctgtcggagagaagaggaaaagatttgcccaagagcaagagagtgctaggaaggatgtcgagcatgcctttggtgttttgcaatctcggtggggcatcgttcggtatccagctaatacctggagcacgcagaaactataTATGGGaagtgatgactgcttgtgtgatcatgcacaatatgatcgtagaagacgagcgcccggaacgtctgtacgatcaagtctttcagtttcagggtgagaatgttgtgcctgagtatGGAGTAGCGGCAATGTTTGagcagttcacccaatttcatcaagACATGCGTGATTAGGAAACTCacatgcaactgcaaaatgatttggttgagcatatgtgtgctcatgttggcaaccaatagatgtatcttcttttattcgtttgcaaaactatgtgaaacatttttatttgtactcggcttgtaaaactatactccctccgtcccataatgtaagacgtttttgcaagctatgttagcttgcaaaaacgtcttatattatgggacggaaggagtactatTTTATTCGGTTTATTTGACAATATGTTTGAATGCAAATCATCAATGTAAAATTGGGCGGCCACGCCGGCatatatgggtcggcgcgttggtgCGCTGCTAACCCATATCAAAAACATGACGGACGCGGGGCGGACGGCCGACCCAAACAGATAAAAAacggacgaaatcgccgtccgtttgggtcgccagTTGCTCTAATCACGTGAAGCCATGACACGCCTGCTCAAAAGAAAATAGGACACATATCGTTTGCGTTTGCCTCGGGCAGCAAAGCGGCGATGCTATGTGGCGCAGAAGCTAGGGTGGGTCTCGTGTGTTGGCTGCTGGGTCCATGAAAATACCAATTTACGAATCATTTCGCATTTTTGCTGCTTAAAGTGAGCTGTCTGCAGTTGATCGATCGTGGGGTTCAAACCAACCAACAAGCCTCCGGGACAGACAGACGGCAAGATCCCATCTCGCGCACGCacacggacggacggacggaagCTGGGAGCCAAAGGGCAAAGGCGACCCCGGAAGGAAGGGGCAAGAATAAAGATGGCATCATATTATCCCGTGCTCGCTCGGGCGTACGAGTGGTGCGGTGGATCTCGCAGCGTACCAGCATGTCTCCCATCGCTGCTACAGCACAAGACACTTCCATATGGCACCACCACCGAGGATTCCATCTCCATGCAGCAAGCATCTGTCCAATCTAATCTAATCTGGTCTGACGAGAGCACGAGCAGCAAAGTTCAGATCCACAACGAGCTCGCTGCGTTGCGTTGCAGAGCTGAGCAAGAAGTACATTCTGATAAGGGTCATTCTAGTACTCAACGCTCTGTGCTGTGTGTTCGTTCAGCGGTTGTGTCCTCCAGTGGTGCACCTCGAGGCTGTCACGCATACGGGGGGTGCGGTGCCGTGCCGTGCACTGCCGATTTGACTACAGGTGAGGTCACGGCGTGCGTACGTAGCAGCACACGCGCACCGTGGACGGCGGCCAGTGGCGCTAAGAAAATCAAAAACTGCCGCCGAACCATCCGATAAACAACGGCACGTAGGCGCTCCGCTCAACAAGTTGTCGACCTGCAAAATGAGCTGGTTGAGTGCAGCGCAGATCGCCACCCCAATCGTGACCGGAACCAGCGCAATGATCCGGGCGTGGCCAGAACGTTCAGATTCGGACAGGGCAGAGAGAGAGAGCGCGTACCGCCACCACTGCTCTGCAACTGCAACCGCAACCGCAAGCCCGCGCTGCACGGCTCAACCAATAGTAATTCATTCAGGCCCTAGCAGCGCAGCGGCGGTAAATTCCTTTCTACTGTTCCGCGCATCACAATCCGTGGCCTTTCCGGCCGTCTCCGACGTGCCCTGACCTCCAAAACCTGTGTGCGGCAGGCAGGTAAACCAAACAAAACCAAACGACATGGGGGAATGGTCAGGGCAGGAGTGTCGCGGACGGGAGCAAACTAATCTGACTCTTTCAACGGGACTACCACCAGTCACAGGTTCAGGTTCAAAGCAAAGCAAAGCCTCCGTTGACTACCGTAGTTCAATATCCGTTTGTGCCCCGATACCAATGATGGCGAGAACCAGTGCACTGTAACACTAACACATCCGCGTGCTTAAAATAACCGAGACCTATCTGACAGGAGGTGCGCTTTGTAATTGTCAGCAGTGCTGTCATGGCGGTCAAACCCTTCATGCTTTGTCTAGATTAATTGTTTTTTTGTTAATTAAGTACGTAATAATGTGACGCTCGTACGTGCGGCCAGGAGCGGCATGCACTGCTCGCACTGACGAGTCACGCCAGTTCACGCAGCGTCGTGGCTCTGTCAGAAGCATTACGGCCACCTGTACTGGGTCGTCTCAACTCAACTCATCTCATCTCATCATGCGGAGAATGAATGCTTTGAGAGTAGTTGTTACGGAAGCAGTGACCTAACATAGATTGCTCGACGTTATCTCACCGGGACCAGCACGAGAAAATTAATATGACGCCAGTTACAAACACATAGGAGTAGCTGCGACTTGCATTGGTCTCCACATGTCAATCATCCAGGCTGAGTAGTAACCTAATGGTTTGACAAACAGCCTCAACCAATCTCGTTTAGATTAGGCACCACTGACTGACATATTTTGACATACCACTGACAGTCTTACGAGTATACAATTGCATGCTAAATGTTTTAGTGAGTTGAACCTGGAGAAGTCCCGGCGAATAGCATCGGAGCCACATGCACCACAAGAACCCATTCCATTTCCAACCCTAAAATAGCAGTGGAACGAACTAACTTTTATTTTGTGAAGCAAGTGGCACCAAGTTGGATCTCTATTTAGAGAACCATAGTTTACGTACCGACCAAATAATGCAAGTTCCAAAGTTGCAGCAGCAGGATAACACCCACTCTACCGCATTTGCAGATGTTTACATAGAAAAACACAGGGCATAGCAcaagatactactccctccatccgaaaatacttgtcaccaaaatggataaaaagggatgtatcttgAACTaatatacgtctagatacatcttcttttattcattttgatgacaagcattttcggacggagggagtactcaacAGATTCAGGACCAGTATATTTATGGGACGAACAAGTAACATGGTGGGATCGATCAATCAATCAAGGGATCAACCACCAAAAGGTCCCATTACAGGGACAATAATTACCTTTTCAGCAGCCGCACAAGGCCCACACCAAACAGCTTACAGCCAGAACCACAAGCTAATCACATCTGAAACTGAATAGTACAAGCATACAAGCATATGTTGAAGAGAACTGGACACTGAATTTTGAACGAATGAACAAATTTTCCGTATACTCGGATGACAGTTCCATCAGTCTCCCTCCCACACATTCAGCGGGAGGGAGGAGAATTTACACTCAACTTCCACTAACATTTCCGCGTCATATCGTCAAATCAATAGAGCAatcgaaagaaagaaagaaaaaggggcAAAGAACAAATCTGATCTAGACTGAAAGATCTCTCTACAAAAAAAAAGGGGTGGTACAAAGCTAGCTAGCGAGCTAATAGCTACAGGGCTGCCACGAACAACAACCGCTGATGATGAAGAGATCTCGGAGGACCACCGGGTTGATTATGTACAAGCACTGGTCCATGCGCGATTCAGCAGCAGCAGGAGCGCCGAGCATGTGATGTCTTGTACCAAGAAACCGCACACACGCGATGGTCCAGCGCCATAGCTGGGGTGCACGGGCGCTTTTCCTTGATGGCCGGCCATGTGAGACGCGCCAATGCTGCCGTTCACTTGCTTTCACCGGGCGCTCCGGATGAACCGGTCACTGATGCACCGGCAGGCCGTAATTCTGGAACGACCTGATCCTGCCGTCCCACCCCGCCGTGACGATCACCCGGCCCCAGGAGTTCGCCGTGCTCTGGGAGCAGTTCCTCAGAAGCTTGTGCTGCGTCTCGTCCAGGCTTGCGCCGATCGAGCCAGACGGCAGCATTTCCTCTGGCCAAGTTGCCGAGGCGCCTTTGCACGAGGGCTCCGCGAACAACTCCTGGTTGAGGTTGAAAATGCCAGGGGCAGAGGGTCTTGAAGGAAAACTTTTGCTGGAGCTGTACTTGAATTGGATATGAGAGGCCAAGGAAACATGGCTCCTTGGTTTTGTGCCGTGCCATGGTATCGCGATGGCTGCGTTGTTGGATAGGAAGCGCTCAGAGGAATATGTGGTTTTCGCTTGTCGCCACACAGAATCATCTTGGTTGTCACGGTTCCAGACATAAATGTTGGAGTCTTCACTGGCAGAAACTATGTGCTCCCCGTCTGGTGTGAAGGATGCTGACATCTGGCATGAACCACTTCGGAGCCCTGATGATGGTTTAGAAATATTATTAGTCCATTGAAAGTTATGATTTTAGAGAGAAAAACTATAGAGGTAAATGTTGAATATAGCAAAAGGAATAGAATAAGTATTTGAGACGTACCACTGTAATTCTGAATCACATTGGTTCCGTCAAGCATTCTGATCTTGGAGTCAGCAGATGTTACCATTAGTTTACTTGGGTTGTTTGGACAGAACTGCCATGGAAATGGAAGAGCAATAGTAAGAAACATGCTTGATGAAAAAGGGCTGATGAAGATATCAGTTGCAACAACAGTCATCCTTTTCTTGTAAGTAGATGATTACCTGAAAATTTGTGATTCTCTTCAAAGAGGATTTCTTGCCACTGAGTGCAATCTGAGTTTCCAACCGCAGCAGGTTGTCCGATGCGTCATAAAACCGACAATTTCCAGTAATCGTTCCAACCACTGCACCCTGCAGAAAGCCGAAGGAAAATTGGAGATCAGTCTCCAAACTATCGAGGTACCAAATTAATCAAAATAACTACAATGGTGCACTAAAAACGTACCTTTCCATCAGGTCGGTAACAGACCGCTGTAACTATGTCCCTAACATCTGCCCAGTCCACAACGCTGCATCTAGTTATGTCCCATACACGAACTTTGCCGTCAATCGATCCAGTGATGAAGCAATTGTCGTTCGTCGGATTAAATTGGACACAAGTCACTGAAAAAATATGGAGAGCAAACTGTCAGCTTCAACCCATGAGCAAAGGTATAGGCAAGCAGAGAAAATATGAATTTGCAAGCCTACCAAAGTTGCTATGCGGGAAAACTTTGATGCAGTTTGCAGATCCAATTTCCCACAGGCGGACAGTTTTGTCTGTCGAAGCCGACAACAGATGCTGCAAGGTATCAAATTTTAACCATCATCAATAAACAGGTATATATAAGAGAAACAAAGAACAATCCCATTAGGTTGATAAAAAACACATTTCTTCAACTGACCTTGTTGTTTGACCAGGACAGATCCAATACATCAGCAGAATGCCCATAGAACTCGTGCAACGGTTCCTCTGAAATTTGGAAAACCATTGTTGGAATCACAATGCAGGTAGAGTCTCCAGTCTTCTTCATGCCCATACTCTTGGATTTGCGCAGCTTCTCGCTG
This region of Triticum aestivum cultivar Chinese Spring chromosome 2D, IWGSC CS RefSeq v2.1, whole genome shotgun sequence genomic DNA includes:
- the LOC123054147 gene encoding WD repeat-containing protein YMR102C; translation: MESCQLVRESTSSSGRLEEAEEEAFFDTRQDLLASPAPSPAPALPWSSGGLDGLDSVRDRKERFFRSMGLECGPSPRQAVDPVFAAGEAEKQQEEEAVPETGRLSSHSENDCSMSSWSTEETTSYDEGGASDDNSVGGSSKDDGSSKVSRSSSSFSFIRRLMSRNGKPSGAPKTVEMRRSGWLERLGVAVCAVDNAADEPSTSSSDSEPIHGGRYERVKVRSYRKRSKELSALYQGQVIKGHDGAILTMKFSPDGQFLATGGEDGVVRVWGVSQSDDCKIPLDDPSCVYLKARRKNGLAPVSVDSEKLRKSKSMGMKKTGDSTCIVIPTMVFQISEEPLHEFYGHSADVLDLSWSNNKHLLSASTDKTVRLWEIGSANCIKVFPHSNFVTCVQFNPTNDNCFITGSIDGKVRVWDITRCSVVDWADVRDIVTAVCYRPDGKGAVVGTITGNCRFYDASDNLLRLETQIALSGKKSSLKRITNFQFCPNNPSKLMVTSADSKIRMLDGTNVIQNYSGLRSGSCQMSASFTPDGEHIVSASEDSNIYVWNRDNQDDSVWRQAKTTYSSERFLSNNAAIAIPWHGTKPRSHVSLASHIQFKYSSSKSFPSRPSAPGIFNLNQELFAEPSCKGASATWPEEMLPSGSIGASLDETQHKLLRNCSQSTANSWGRVIVTAGWDGRIRSFQNYGLPVHQ